A window of Zingiber officinale cultivar Zhangliang chromosome 5A, Zo_v1.1, whole genome shotgun sequence contains these coding sequences:
- the LOC121979193 gene encoding uncharacterized protein LOC121979193: MSGMDERILEHERLQMEQIRQLDMEELRVEEVDGNSSDDDDDPRLISGGGGASSLGGFTYNTCLASLHSYLGEVDSTHARLSFLDGGTVLNLPMFYTEGVVLFPEATIPLRVLERRFIASVERALTQSNAPCTIGVVRVHVHPEDGKLVFASTGTTAEIRQYRRLDNGSLNVVARGQQRFRLRRQWIDDDGAACGEVQIVEEDAPLRTPNVAFAQVASISNFHRSSFTCVTPSRISPAKRQGFDGVENSWDCGSYGSITSDHSTDMKLLVSTSDSGDSLGLYDRFDEPSSDEEFMHGQDRKMKKSLSKILGGLAKSRKFGSEHSPEKISDDCEKWETNLVVNKSKWQSPAPLSFLPFWIYQMYDSYSLAHRAADLWGKVIGKPSLDEYARKPDVLSFYIASKLPMSEATRQELLEIDGISYRLQREIELLNGFNLIRCKICQTLIAKRSDMLVMSSDGPLNAYVNPHGYIHETITVYNASGLAIRGPPVKEHSWFPGYAWSIANCGSCSSNIGWQFTATKKNLLPKSFWGIRSASVVDDTPRGDKRK, encoded by the exons ATGAGTGGAATGGACGAGCGGATCCTCGAGCACGAGAGGCTCCAAATGGAACAGATAAGGCAGCTCGATATGGAGGAGCTCCGGGTCGAGGAGGTCGATGGCAACTCCTCCGATGACGACGATGACCCCCGCTTAATCAG TGGTGGCGGAGGCGCTAGTTCGCTTGGTGGATTCACCTACAATACATGTTTGGCTTCATTGCATTCATATCTTGGCG AGGTTGACAGTACTCATGCTCGACTATCATTTTTGGACGGTGGCACAGTCTTGAACCTTCCAATGTTCTATACTGAAG GAGTTGTTTTGTTTCCTGAAGCAACAATTCCTCTTAGAGTCCTTGAACGGCGATTTATAGCTTCTGTGGAAAGGGCTCTTACACAATCTAATGCACCATGCACAATAGGTGTG GTTAGAGTTCATGTGCATCCAGAAGATGGGAAACTTGTCTTTGCTTCAACTGGCACTACAGCCGAG ATAAGACAATACCGCAGATTAGACAATGGTTCATTGAATGTAGTTGCTCGTGGTCAACAACGTTTTCGGTTGAGGCGACAATGGATAGATGATGATGGAGCA GCATGTGGAGAGGTCCAAATTGTTGAGGAAGATGCTCCTCTTAGAACACCAAATGTAGCATTTGCCCAAGTAGCTTCAATTAGTAACTTTCATAGAAGCAGTTTTACATGTGTTACACCTTCACGTATCTCTCCTGCCAAACGCCAAGGATTTGATGGGGTAGAAAACAGCTGGGACTGTGGATCTTATGGAAGCATCACTAGTGATCATTCAACTGACATGAAATTATTGGTTTCTACAAGTGATTCTGGTGATTCTTTAGGTCTTTATGACAGATTTGATGAACCATCGAGTGATGAGGAGTTCATGCATGGGCAAGATAGAAAGATGAAGAAATCCCTTTCAAAAATATTGGGTGGACTAGCCAAATCTCGGAAATTTGGATCTGAGCATTCTCCAGAAAAGATATCTGATGATTGTGAAAAATGGGAAACAAACTTGGTAGTCAACAAATCAAAATGGCAATCTCCTGCCCCATTATCCTTTCTACCTTTCTGGATTTACCAAATGTACGACTCATATTCTCTTGCTCATAGAGCGGCAG ATCTTTGGGGAAAGGTAATTGGGAAACCAAGCTTGGATgagtatgcaagaaaaccagatGTTCTGTCATTTTATATTGCCAGCAAACTTCCCATGTCAGAAGCTACAAGGCAGGAGCTGCTAGAGATTGATGGAATTTCCTATAGGTTACAAAGAGAAATCGAATTACTTAATGGGTTTAACCTTATACGTTGCAAGATATGTCAG ACATTAATTGCCAAGCGGAGTGACATGTTGGTAATGTCCAGTGATGGTCCTCTCAATGCTTATGTGAATCCACATGGATATATTCATGAAACCATAACTGTTTACAATGCCAGTGGACTTGCAATCCGTGGTCCACCTGTAAAAGAGCACAGCTGGTTTCCAGG GTATGCTTGGTCCATCGCAAACTGTGGTTCTTGCTCTTCAAATATTGGCTGGCAATTTACTGCTACAAAAAAGAATCTACTTCCGAAGTCATTTTGGGGAATTCGTAGCGCATCAGTTGTAGACGACACACCTAGAGGTGATAAAAGAAAGTGA